A window of Cryptomeria japonica chromosome 3, Sugi_1.0, whole genome shotgun sequence contains these coding sequences:
- the LOC131874276 gene encoding uncharacterized protein LOC131874276 produces the protein MEIVGGGDEEEISDDGSDVETESKELGGGRVGLGDMGFDDDDEEEEEDVQPLEAKERSSSGRRVALQWRSGEALMGRWRPAAALGGKEASGDSGLGSGGCRQWPGGAGAVADGAAPERSGGARKQQPQGDRWPQGAKRWSSAGGSQGVYREPQAGLSRAGGRQGP, from the exons ATGGAAATAGTTGGAGGTGGGGATGAGGAGGAGATTTCTGATGATGGATCCGATGTGGAGACAGAGTCAAAGGAGTTGGGAGGTGGGAGAGTAGGATTGGGCGACATGggctttgatgatgatgatgaggaggaggaggaggatgttcAACCTTTG GAGGCCAAGGAGCGGAGCTCCAGTGGTAGACGGGTGGCACTCCAGTGGAGGTCGGGCGAAGCTCTGATGGGCAGATGGAGGCCGGCAGCGGCGCTGGGTGGCAAGGAGGCTAGCGGCGATAGTGGGCTGGGCAGTGGGGGCTGCAGGCAGTGGCCTGGCGGCGCGGGAGCTGTGGCGGACGGCGCAGCGCCTGAGCGCAGTGGCGGGGCCAGGAAGCAGCAGCCGCAGGGAGACCGGTGGCCACAGGGAGCGAAGCGATGGTCGAGCGCCGGCGGGAGCCAGGGAGTCTACAGAGAGCCGCAGGCAGGGCTGTCGCGGGCCGGTGGCCGACAAGGGCCGTAG